The following proteins are co-located in the Sphingomonas panacis genome:
- the gcvPA gene encoding aminomethyl-transferring glycine dehydrogenase subunit GcvPA, with product MRYLPLTDPDRQAMLSVVGASSIDDLFVDVPEAARLSGPIAGLPMHASEMAVERHMSALAARNTVAGQVPFFLGCGAYRHHVPASVDHIIQRGEFLTAYTPYQPEIAQGTLQVMFEFQTQVARLLGTDVANASMYDGSTACWEAIGMARRITKRAKAILSPGLHRHYVSVAKTMAKYTGDALDTAAPTLDDDFGIDSLIAKIDGETSCVVVQYPDILGRIADLSALAEACHANKALLVAVVTEPVALGAIRSPGEMDADIVVGEGQSLGVGLQFGGPYVGLFGCKDKYVRQMPGRLCGETVDAEGKRGFVLTLSTREQHIRREKATSNICTSSVLCALAMSAHMTLLGEAGLRRLADLNHLGAASAADRLAEVPGVELVNTSFFNEFTLKLAKEARPVVRALADRGILAGVSLGRLYPGEGALANGLVVAVTETTTEDDVEALAQALAEELA from the coding sequence ATGCGCTACCTGCCGTTAACCGACCCCGATCGCCAGGCGATGCTCAGCGTCGTCGGCGCGTCCTCGATCGATGACCTGTTCGTCGACGTGCCCGAGGCCGCGCGCCTGTCGGGGCCGATCGCCGGCCTGCCGATGCACGCCAGCGAAATGGCGGTCGAACGCCACATGAGCGCGCTCGCCGCGCGCAACACGGTGGCGGGGCAGGTGCCGTTCTTCCTCGGCTGCGGCGCGTACCGGCATCACGTGCCGGCGAGCGTCGATCACATCATCCAGCGCGGCGAATTCCTAACCGCCTATACGCCGTACCAGCCCGAGATCGCGCAGGGCACGTTGCAGGTGATGTTCGAGTTCCAGACTCAGGTCGCGCGGCTGCTCGGCACCGATGTCGCCAACGCCTCTATGTACGACGGCTCGACCGCGTGCTGGGAAGCGATCGGCATGGCGCGGCGCATCACCAAGCGCGCCAAGGCGATCCTCTCGCCGGGCCTTCACCGGCATTACGTCTCGGTCGCGAAGACGATGGCGAAATACACCGGCGACGCACTCGATACCGCGGCGCCGACGCTCGATGACGATTTCGGCATCGACTCGCTGATCGCCAAGATCGACGGCGAGACATCGTGCGTGGTCGTTCAATATCCCGACATTCTCGGCCGTATCGCCGATCTCTCGGCGCTCGCCGAGGCGTGCCACGCCAACAAGGCGCTGCTCGTCGCGGTCGTCACCGAGCCGGTCGCCTTGGGCGCGATCCGCTCGCCCGGCGAGATGGACGCGGATATCGTCGTCGGCGAGGGCCAGTCGCTCGGCGTCGGGCTCCAGTTCGGCGGGCCGTATGTCGGCCTGTTCGGCTGCAAGGACAAATATGTCCGCCAGATGCCCGGCCGCCTATGCGGCGAGACCGTCGATGCCGAGGGCAAGCGCGGCTTCGTGCTGACGCTCTCCACCCGCGAGCAGCACATCCGCCGCGAAAAGGCGACGTCGAACATCTGCACCTCCTCGGTGCTGTGCGCGCTGGCGATGTCGGCGCACATGACGTTGCTGGGCGAAGCCGGGCTGCGGCGGCTCGCCGATCTCAACCATCTCGGTGCCGCTTCGGCGGCCGACCGGCTCGCCGAAGTGCCCGGCGTCGAACTGGTCAACACCAGCTTCTTCAATGAGTTCACGTTGAAGTTAGCCAAGGAAGCGCGGCCCGTCGTGCGCGCGCTCGCCGATCGCGGCATTCTTGCCGGCGTGTCGCTCGGGCGGCTCTATCCGGGCGAGGGGGCGCTGGCGAACGGCCTCGTCGTCGCCGTCACCGAAACCACCACCGAAGACGATGTCGAAGCGCTGGCCCAGGCGCTCGCGGAGGAACTGGCATGA
- the gcvH gene encoding glycine cleavage system protein GcvH: protein MSRYFTEDHEWVDVEGDTGTVGISEFAQGQLGDIVFVDVPEAGKALTKGGDAAVVESVKAASDVYAPVSGTVTEGNPALADNPALVNEDAEGQGWFFKLTLSDPSELSSLMDETAYAAFVAKQ, encoded by the coding sequence ATGAGCCGCTATTTCACCGAAGATCATGAGTGGGTCGATGTCGAGGGCGATACCGGCACGGTCGGCATCTCCGAATTCGCGCAAGGACAACTCGGCGACATCGTGTTCGTCGATGTGCCCGAGGCCGGCAAGGCGCTGACCAAGGGCGGCGACGCCGCCGTGGTCGAGAGCGTCAAGGCCGCGTCCGACGTGTACGCGCCGGTGTCCGGCACCGTGACCGAAGGCAATCCCGCGCTCGCCGACAATCCGGCGCTCGTCAACGAGGATGCCGAAGGGCAGGGCTGGTTCTTCAAGCTGACGCTGAGCGACCCTTCCGAACTGTCCAGCCTGATGGATGAAACGGCTTACGCGGCGTTCGTCGCGAAGCAGTAA
- the gcvT gene encoding glycine cleavage system aminomethyltransferase GcvT encodes MSEADLIDDTGEEPAILSLPLDAWHRARGGRMVEFAGYHMPVQYEGVMPEHLWVRDSAGLFDVSHMGQLLFRTEDGADLDGALESVLPGDIAGLKPGRQRYSLLLAEDGGILDDLMVTRLPDENPFDVQGLYMVVNGATKFDDIAYFLDKLPEDVLINHMEDQALLALQGPKAVDALARLVPGVRDLVFMTAAPFEWDGKPLWIGRSGYTGEDGFEISIDGEYVEALADALCAQPEVKPIGLGARDSLRLEAGLPLYGHDLDETITPVVADLGFALSKRRREEASFPGATRILAEREGGPAVKRVGLRVEGRQPVREGAAVLDAAGGEVGRVTSGGFAPSLNAPIAMAYVPAALAATGTRIQLSQRGKVHHATVTAMPFVPHRYVR; translated from the coding sequence ATGAGCGAAGCAGATTTGATCGACGATACCGGCGAAGAACCCGCCATCCTCTCGCTGCCGCTCGACGCGTGGCACCGCGCGCGCGGTGGCCGCATGGTCGAGTTCGCCGGCTATCATATGCCCGTCCAGTATGAAGGCGTGATGCCCGAGCATCTGTGGGTGCGCGACTCGGCGGGGCTGTTCGACGTCAGCCACATGGGCCAGCTTTTGTTCCGCACCGAGGATGGCGCCGATCTCGACGGCGCGCTCGAAAGCGTCCTGCCGGGCGACATCGCCGGGTTGAAGCCCGGCCGCCAGCGCTACTCGCTGCTGCTCGCCGAGGACGGCGGGATCCTCGACGATCTGATGGTCACGCGGCTGCCCGACGAAAACCCGTTCGACGTGCAGGGCCTGTACATGGTCGTCAACGGCGCGACCAAGTTCGATGATATCGCCTATTTCCTCGATAAACTGCCCGAGGACGTGCTCATCAACCACATGGAAGATCAGGCGCTGCTCGCGCTCCAAGGGCCGAAGGCGGTCGATGCGCTCGCGCGGCTGGTGCCGGGCGTGCGCGATCTGGTTTTCATGACCGCCGCGCCGTTCGAATGGGACGGCAAGCCGCTGTGGATCGGCCGTTCGGGCTATACCGGCGAGGACGGTTTCGAGATTTCGATCGACGGCGAATATGTCGAGGCGCTCGCCGACGCGCTGTGCGCTCAGCCCGAGGTCAAGCCGATCGGCCTCGGCGCGCGCGATTCGCTGCGGCTGGAGGCGGGTTTGCCGCTCTACGGCCATGATCTCGACGAGACGATCACGCCGGTGGTCGCCGATCTTGGCTTCGCGCTGTCTAAGCGCCGCCGCGAGGAAGCCAGTTTCCCCGGCGCGACCCGCATCCTCGCCGAGCGCGAGGGCGGCCCTGCGGTCAAGCGCGTCGGCTTGCGCGTCGAAGGTCGCCAGCCGGTGCGCGAAGGCGCCGCCGTGCTCGACGCGGCTGGCGGCGAAGTCGGCCGCGTGACCTCGGGCGGGTTCGCGCCCAGCCTCAATGCGCCGATCGCGATGGCCTATGTGCCCGCCGCGCTCGCCGCAACCGGCACCCGAATCCAGCTTTCGCAGCGCGGCAAGGTCCATCACGCGACCGTCACCGCGATGCCGTTCGTTCCCCACCGCTACGTCCGCTAA
- the ispH gene encoding 4-hydroxy-3-methylbut-2-enyl diphosphate reductase: MSISSKPRLELVIAAPRGFCAGVDRAIQIVELAIEKHGAPVYVRHEIVHNKHVVDALKAKGAVFVEELDEVPDQAPVVFSAHGVPKSVPAEATVRGLSWLDATCPLVSKVHRQAERHVASGRHIVFIGHAGHPEVIGTLGQVPPGAMSLLETCADVAAFEPADPDNLAFLTQTTLSVDDTAEIVAALKAKFPTIQGPRGEDICYATSNRQEAVKAIAQDCDAMLVIGAYNSSNSVRLVEVSRRQGTPAQLIPSAEELDFSFLDGVKTLGISAGASAPEVLVRDLVAKLAERYDIVEREVETTRETIAFKLPRGLEAAA; encoded by the coding sequence ATGAGCATCTCCAGCAAACCCCGGCTCGAACTCGTGATCGCCGCTCCGCGCGGCTTCTGCGCGGGTGTCGATCGTGCCATCCAGATCGTCGAACTCGCGATCGAGAAACACGGCGCACCGGTCTACGTCCGCCACGAGATCGTCCACAACAAGCATGTCGTGGACGCGTTGAAGGCGAAGGGCGCGGTATTCGTCGAGGAGCTGGACGAGGTTCCCGATCAGGCGCCGGTGGTGTTCTCCGCGCATGGCGTGCCCAAATCGGTGCCCGCCGAGGCGACCGTGCGCGGACTGTCGTGGCTCGATGCGACCTGCCCTTTGGTGTCGAAGGTCCATCGTCAGGCCGAGCGGCATGTCGCCAGCGGCCGCCATATCGTCTTCATCGGCCATGCCGGCCACCCCGAGGTGATCGGCACGCTCGGCCAGGTTCCGCCGGGCGCGATGTCGCTGCTCGAAACCTGCGCGGACGTGGCGGCGTTCGAGCCGGCCGATCCCGACAATCTCGCCTTCCTCACCCAGACCACGCTTTCGGTCGATGACACGGCGGAGATCGTCGCGGCGCTGAAGGCGAAATTTCCGACCATCCAGGGGCCGCGCGGCGAGGACATTTGCTACGCCACGTCGAACCGGCAGGAAGCGGTGAAGGCGATCGCGCAGGATTGCGACGCGATGCTGGTGATCGGCGCATATAATTCGTCCAATTCGGTGCGGCTGGTCGAGGTGTCACGGCGCCAGGGTACGCCGGCGCAGTTGATCCCCAGCGCGGAGGAACTCGATTTCTCCTTCCTCGACGGGGTGAAGACGCTCGGCATCAGCGCCGGCGCATCGGCGCCCGAGGTGCTGGTGCGCGATCTCGTCGCCAAGCTCGCCGAGCGCTACGACATCGTCGAGCGCGAGGTCGAGACGACGCGCGAGACGATCGCCTTCAAGCTGCCGCGCGGCCTCGAAGCCGCCGCATAA
- the thrB gene encoding homoserine kinase — protein sequence MAVYTQVSAEALAAFLSRYECGELISAKGIAEGVENTNYLVDTTADRFILTLYEKRVAADDLPFFMALLEHLAAKGLNVPPAIKDRSGVAIQALEGRPACLIKFLSGVSVSHPTPTQAEAAGRAMAEMHAAVRDFTGMRDNSMGVASWRPLFERCGRSLDQIAPGLYDDLGHALDVVTAGWPDAGFDRIAIHADLFPDNVLMLGDTVSGLIDFYFASTDLRLYDLAIMHTAWSFDATGETYHAAIGDALIRGYESHFPLQPFERAAFDTLASGACIRFALSRAWDWLNTPADALVTRKDPLAYLRRLAHYNSSLVTHVQ from the coding sequence ATGGCCGTCTATACCCAGGTGTCAGCCGAAGCGCTGGCCGCTTTCCTGTCGCGCTATGAGTGCGGCGAGCTGATCTCGGCCAAGGGCATTGCCGAGGGGGTGGAGAACACCAACTACCTTGTCGACACCACCGCCGACCGCTTCATCCTGACGCTTTACGAAAAGCGAGTCGCGGCGGACGACCTCCCGTTCTTCATGGCGTTGCTCGAACATCTCGCCGCCAAGGGTCTGAATGTGCCGCCGGCGATCAAGGATCGCAGCGGAGTTGCGATTCAGGCGCTTGAGGGGCGTCCGGCGTGCCTCATCAAATTCCTGTCGGGCGTGTCGGTCTCACATCCTACGCCGACGCAGGCCGAAGCGGCGGGTCGGGCGATGGCCGAGATGCACGCGGCGGTGCGCGACTTCACGGGCATGCGCGACAATTCGATGGGCGTGGCGAGCTGGCGCCCGCTGTTCGAGCGGTGCGGGCGCAGCCTCGATCAGATCGCGCCCGGCCTGTACGACGATCTCGGCCATGCGCTCGACGTGGTGACGGCGGGCTGGCCCGATGCGGGGTTCGACCGGATCGCGATTCATGCCGATCTGTTCCCGGACAATGTGCTGATGCTCGGCGACACGGTGTCGGGACTGATCGACTTCTATTTCGCCAGCACGGACCTGCGCCTCTACGATCTCGCGATCATGCACACCGCCTGGAGCTTCGATGCGACCGGCGAGACCTATCACGCCGCGATCGGCGACGCGCTGATTCGCGGCTATGAAAGCCACTTTCCGCTCCAGCCGTTCGAGCGCGCCGCGTTCGACACGCTGGCGAGCGGCGCGTGCATCCGCTTTGCTTTATCGCGCGCGTGGGACTGGCTCAACACGCCGGCCGACGCGCTCGTTACCCGCAAAGACCCGCTCGCCTATCTGCGCCGGCTCGCACATTATAACTCCTCGCTGGTGACACACGTACAATGA
- the rnhA gene encoding ribonuclease HI → MSELDKVEIFTDGACKGNPGPGGWGVVLRMGTSEKELSGGETLTTNNRMEMTAAIEGLKALTRPCNVVLATDSRYVMDGLTKWIKGWQKNGWKTADKKPVKNADLWQEMLAVAKPHRIEWQWVKGHAGHPENERADKLASDAAVSAGRRG, encoded by the coding sequence ATGAGCGAACTCGACAAGGTTGAAATCTTCACCGACGGCGCGTGCAAGGGCAATCCCGGTCCCGGCGGCTGGGGCGTGGTGCTGCGCATGGGCACCTCCGAAAAGGAGCTTTCCGGCGGCGAAACGCTCACCACCAACAACCGCATGGAAATGACCGCGGCCATCGAGGGGCTGAAGGCGCTGACCCGGCCATGCAACGTCGTGCTGGCGACCGACAGCCGCTACGTGATGGACGGGCTGACCAAGTGGATCAAAGGCTGGCAGAAGAACGGCTGGAAGACCGCCGACAAGAAGCCGGTCAAGAATGCCGATCTGTGGCAGGAAATGCTCGCCGTCGCCAAGCCGCACCGGATCGAGTGGCAATGGGTGAAGGGACACGCCGGCCACCCCGAGAACGAACGCGCCGACAAACTCGCGAGCGACGCCGCGGTGAGTGCCGGCCGGCGGGGTTAA
- the purL gene encoding phosphoribosylformylglycinamidine synthase subunit PurL has protein sequence MSQITPEIVAQHGLSEDEYARVLKALGREPNLTELGIFSVMWSEHCSYKSSRIHLKKLPTTGPQVICGPGENAGVVDIGDGQAAIFKMESHNHPSYIEPYQGAATGVGGILRDVFTMGARPIANLNALRFGSPDHPKTRHLIAGVVHGIGGYGNCVGVPTVGGEVNFHKAYDGNILVNAMTVGIADTDKIFYSAASGIGNSIVYVGSKTGRDGIHGATMASADFGEDSDAKRPTVQVGDPFTEKLLIEACLELMASDAIVAIQDMGAAGLTSSSVEMASKGGVGIELNMNAVPQRETGMTPYEMMLSESQERMLMVLKPGREDFAEAIFRKWELDFAVIGTVTDTGRMVLTFNDETVCDIPLAPLADEAPLYDRPSVSREDYKAWAGVKPLDDMPTTTDICGDLLKLMASPDIASRRWIWEQYDTQVGGDTVQRPGGDAAVVRVHGTQKGIAISTDCTPRYCYADPYEGGKQAIAECYRNLSAVGALPLAVTNCLNFANPQRPEIMAQITGCLDGMSDACRALDFPIVSGNVSLYNESKATGGGSAILPTPAIGGIGLLKDWSKSATIGFKGTGDVIVLIGSRSGHLGQSLWLRELHGREDGSPPPVDLDAERAAGTFVRDAIRAGALTAVHDVSDGGVAVTVAEMALAGGYGAMLNAPLPCGVACALFGEDQGLYVATVADHLLMETLKRGYAAGVEIERIGRTIADRIIFELPDNDHVVTLADLRTAHEGFFPALMGDVIA, from the coding sequence ATGAGCCAGATCACCCCCGAGATCGTCGCCCAGCACGGGCTGTCCGAAGACGAATATGCCCGCGTCCTGAAGGCGCTCGGCCGCGAGCCCAACCTCACCGAACTCGGCATCTTCTCGGTGATGTGGTCGGAGCATTGCAGCTACAAATCGAGCCGAATCCACCTCAAGAAGCTGCCGACCACCGGCCCGCAGGTGATCTGCGGCCCCGGCGAGAATGCCGGCGTGGTCGATATCGGCGATGGCCAGGCGGCGATCTTCAAGATGGAGTCGCACAACCACCCGTCGTACATCGAACCCTATCAGGGCGCCGCGACCGGCGTCGGCGGCATTCTGCGGGACGTGTTCACGATGGGCGCGCGGCCGATCGCGAATCTCAACGCGCTGCGCTTCGGCTCGCCCGATCACCCCAAGACGCGCCACCTGATCGCGGGCGTGGTCCACGGTATCGGCGGCTACGGCAATTGCGTCGGCGTGCCGACGGTCGGCGGCGAGGTCAATTTCCACAAGGCGTATGACGGCAACATCCTCGTCAACGCGATGACGGTCGGCATCGCCGATACCGACAAGATCTTCTATTCGGCGGCGAGCGGCATCGGCAATTCGATCGTCTATGTCGGATCGAAGACCGGGCGCGACGGCATCCACGGCGCGACGATGGCCTCGGCCGATTTCGGCGAGGATTCGGATGCCAAGCGCCCGACCGTCCAGGTCGGCGATCCCTTCACCGAGAAATTGCTGATCGAGGCGTGCCTCGAACTGATGGCTTCGGACGCGATCGTCGCGATTCAGGACATGGGCGCGGCGGGCCTCACCTCTTCCTCGGTCGAGATGGCGAGCAAGGGCGGGGTTGGCATCGAACTCAACATGAACGCGGTGCCGCAGCGCGAAACCGGCATGACACCCTATGAGATGATGCTGAGCGAAAGCCAGGAGCGCATGCTCATGGTGCTCAAGCCCGGCCGCGAGGATTTTGCCGAGGCGATCTTCCGCAAGTGGGAACTGGATTTCGCGGTGATCGGCACGGTGACCGATACCGGGCGGATGGTGCTGACCTTCAACGACGAGACGGTGTGCGACATTCCGCTCGCGCCGCTCGCCGACGAGGCGCCGCTGTACGACCGCCCTTCGGTGAGCCGCGAGGACTATAAGGCATGGGCCGGCGTGAAGCCGCTCGACGACATGCCGACCACCACCGACATTTGCGGCGATCTGCTCAAGCTGATGGCCTCGCCCGACATCGCCTCGCGGCGGTGGATCTGGGAGCAATACGACACGCAGGTCGGCGGCGACACCGTGCAGCGCCCCGGCGGCGATGCGGCGGTGGTGCGAGTCCACGGCACGCAGAAGGGCATCGCGATCAGCACCGACTGCACGCCGCGGTATTGCTATGCCGACCCCTATGAGGGCGGCAAGCAGGCGATCGCGGAATGCTATCGCAACCTCTCGGCGGTCGGCGCGCTGCCGCTGGCGGTGACGAACTGCCTCAACTTCGCCAATCCGCAGCGCCCCGAGATCATGGCGCAGATCACCGGTTGCCTCGACGGCATGAGCGATGCCTGCCGCGCGCTCGACTTCCCGATCGTGAGCGGCAACGTCTCGCTCTACAACGAATCGAAGGCGACCGGCGGCGGCTCGGCGATTTTGCCGACGCCGGCGATCGGCGGGATCGGGCTGCTCAAGGACTGGTCGAAATCGGCGACGATCGGCTTCAAGGGTACAGGCGACGTGATCGTGCTGATCGGCAGCCGCTCGGGCCATCTCGGCCAGTCGTTGTGGCTGCGCGAGCTTCATGGCCGCGAGGACGGCAGCCCGCCGCCAGTCGATCTCGATGCCGAGCGCGCTGCCGGCACGTTCGTGCGCGACGCGATCCGCGCCGGCGCGTTGACCGCGGTGCATGACGTCTCCGACGGCGGCGTGGCGGTGACGGTCGCCGAGATGGCGCTGGCTGGCGGCTATGGCGCGATGCTCAATGCGCCGCTGCCCTGCGGTGTCGCCTGCGCCTTGTTCGGCGAGGATCAGGGGCTGTACGTCGCGACCGTCGCCGACCATCTGCTGATGGAGACATTGAAGCGCGGTTATGCCGCCGGAGTCGAAATCGAGCGAATCGGACGGACGATCGCCGATCGGATCATCTTCGAACTGCCCGACAACGATCATGTCGTGACGCTCGCCGATCTGCGCACCGCGCACGAAGGCTTCTTCCCGGCGCTAATGGGGGATGTGATCGCCTGA
- a CDS encoding (2Fe-2S)-binding protein, whose protein sequence is MVVCICNAIRENDVRTAARQGCATPCQVHQALGRPPKCGKCAAYTRSIIDEERAVA, encoded by the coding sequence ATGGTCGTGTGTATCTGTAATGCGATTCGGGAAAATGACGTTCGCACGGCGGCGCGTCAGGGCTGTGCCACGCCGTGTCAGGTTCACCAGGCGCTTGGCCGTCCGCCGAAATGCGGGAAATGCGCCGCCTATACACGCTCCATCATCGACGAGGAGCGCGCGGTCGCCTAA
- the bfr gene encoding bacterioferritin yields the protein MRGDDKVIEYLNEVLKNELTAINQYWLHYRMLDHWGVGRLADFERHESIDEMKHADWVSERILFLDGLPNFQLLGRLRIGETVEEVLKADLALEMDALPVLREAIAHCETVHDFISRDLFKKILASEEDHVDTLERQFDMIARMGLENYIQLQSKPADEQA from the coding sequence ATGCGCGGCGACGACAAGGTTATCGAGTACCTGAACGAGGTGCTCAAGAACGAACTCACCGCGATCAACCAATATTGGCTCCACTACCGCATGCTCGATCATTGGGGCGTCGGTCGCCTCGCCGATTTCGAGCGCCACGAGTCGATCGACGAGATGAAGCACGCCGACTGGGTGTCGGAGCGAATCCTGTTCCTGGACGGGCTTCCCAACTTCCAGTTGCTCGGCCGCCTGCGCATTGGCGAGACCGTCGAGGAAGTCCTCAAAGCCGACCTCGCGCTCGAAATGGATGCTTTGCCGGTGCTGCGTGAGGCGATCGCGCATTGCGAGACGGTCCACGACTTCATCAGCCGCGACCTGTTCAAGAAGATCCTCGCCAGCGAGGAAGACCATGTCGATACGCTGGAACGCCAGTTCGACATGATCGCGCGCATGGGGCTGGAGAATTACATCCAGTTGCAGAGCAAGCCAGCCGACGAGCAGGCGTAA
- a CDS encoding DUF1467 family protein, with product MRWTSALAIWFLFCSLSVFFVLPFGVRTAEEAGIERVPGQAESAPHDFRPGRTALRVLIVGSLLWALFMLNYHYDWVTPQMIDVLDTWNDSATS from the coding sequence ATGCGATGGACGTCGGCGCTCGCGATCTGGTTTTTGTTCTGCTCTCTGTCAGTGTTCTTCGTGCTGCCCTTCGGCGTCCGCACCGCTGAAGAAGCGGGGATCGAGCGTGTGCCCGGTCAGGCCGAAAGCGCTCCGCATGATTTCCGTCCGGGCCGCACGGCGCTGCGCGTGCTGATCGTCGGATCGCTCCTGTGGGCGCTGTTCATGCTCAATTATCACTACGACTGGGTCACGCCGCAGATGATCGACGTGCTCGACACGTGGAACGACTCGGCTACGTCGTAG